One genomic window of Medicago truncatula cultivar Jemalong A17 chromosome 1, MtrunA17r5.0-ANR, whole genome shotgun sequence includes the following:
- the LOC11431776 gene encoding uncharacterized protein isoform X2 — MASRGNRKRKRGSVEERIDLIHVTLRVANIGNRTAYMRDLKEYLEAMDDLQTLLDSGLDYGMLAAGSIIEDILMHLKGPSVMMRRLCCKTLAQIDWGPKEEEEQHKRCICGSGVIKDLMNILEMCQRQESSSAVLDTKTICVVMNAIACLIDCPGGIKIDDRIPLVHWFFAKSNFEVKTSSLHALRYLCFHNEENAMEISRVAPKIMLSLADMLVCKDEKICHSVLQLIFSLAVSAPALVDHMDFPTDMVLTSVLKIIRKENENLVVLGLCILCTIVIRKGKYKVALAQLGVIPILMQTVQSDNEQIKLYTVGLLHELGKDFHNQVAMVDEDCLPKIFDLFNIQHQGMRKAVRGLLFNFVNNKVVISQFITGGWFETILELKGGTFGYYDDDPSEAAKIIKKLAKNHHHVRGELLNLMRESSQLEKVRIAVALAHFSKVPKHFKLIFRDNGVLQDVPIEPNLQVDNVKKCYEHSRAKSDRRLSAECIIFTIRNFQEVLLRDGLFADEMVGEIRSYLRNLLKRI; from the exons ATGGCTTCTCGTGGAAATCGCAAACGGAAACGTGGCTCTGTCGAAGAACGTATTGACCTTATCCATGTCACGCTCAGAGTTGCTAATATTGGCAACAGGACTGCATACATGAGGGACTTGAAAGAATACTTGGAAGCGATGGATGATCTCCAAACACTACTAGATTCTG GTTTAGACTACGGTATGCTTGCGGCTGGATCTATAATAGAAGATATACTAATGCATCTTAAAGGGCCATCTGTTATGATGCGTAGGCTTTGCTGCAAAACCCTTGCGCAGATCGACTGGGGCCcaaaggaggaggaggag cAACATAAACGATGTATTTGTGGTTCCGGCGTGATTAAGGACCTCATGAACATTCTGGAAATGTGTCAACGTCAGGAATCCTCCTCAGCAGTTCTTGATACCAAAACAATTTGCGTGGTGATGAACGCAATTGCTTGTCTAATTGATTGCCCTGGGGGCATTAAAATAGATGATCGAATTCCTTTGGTTCACTGgttttttgcaaaatcaaattttgaagtgAAAACATCTTCACTCCATGCTCTAAGATATCTCTGCTTTCATAATGAAGAAAATGCTATGGAG ATTAGTAGGGTTGCACCAAAGATTATGCTGTCTTTAGCAGACATGTTGGTGTGCAAAGATGAAAAAATTTGTCATTCTGTT CTTCAGTTGATTTTCAGTTTAGCGGTTTCTGCTCCTGCTTTAGTAGATCACATGGATTTCCCAACTGATATGGTCCTTACATCCGTTCTTAAGATAATCAG AAAGGAGAACGAAAACTTGGTTGTTTTGGGACTGTGTATCCTTTGTACGATTGTCATTCGGAAGGGCAAATACAAG GTTGCACTTGCTCAACTTGGTGTAATACCAATTTTGATGCAAACGGTTCAATCGGATAACGAACAAATCAAACTATATACTGTCGGGTTATTGCATGAGTTAGGCAAG GATTTTCATAACCAAGTGGCCATGGTTGATGAGGACTGTTTACCAAAAATTTTCGATCTGTTCAACATTCAACATCAGGGTATGCGGAAAGCAGTTCGTGGGCTTCTCTTCAATTTTGTCAACAATAAG GTTGTAATATCCCAGTTCATCACTGGAGGCTGGTTTGAAACAATTTTGGAACTGAAAGGAGGCACTTTTGGTTATTAT GATGATGATCCTAGTGAGGCtgcaaaaattatcaaaaagctGGCGAAGAATCACCATCAT GTGCGTGGagaattattaaatttaatgagAGAGTCAAGTCAGCTGGAGAAAGTGAGAATTGCGGTGGCACTTGCCCACTTTAGCAAAGTACCAAAGCATTTCAAACTAATATTTCGTGATAATGGAG tttTGCAAGATGTTCCTATTGAGCCAAATTTGCAAGTGGATAATGTGAAGAAATGTTATGAGCATTCCAGAGCGAAGTCTGACAGAAGACTTTCTGCGGAATGCATTATTTTTACGATAAGGAACTTTCAAGAGGTTCTTCTCAG GGATGGTCTGTTTGCTGATGAGATGGTTGGAGAGATCCGATCTTACTTGCGGAACTTGCTGAAGCGCATCTAA
- the LOC11431776 gene encoding uncharacterized protein isoform X1, producing MASRGNRKRKRGSVEERIDLIHVTLRVANIGNRTAYMRDLKEYLEAMDDLQTLLDSGLDYGMLAAGSIIEDILMHLKGPSVMMRRLCCKTLAQIDWGPKEEEEQHKRCICGSGVIKDLMNILEMCQRQESSSAVLDTKTICVVMNAIACLIDCPGGIKIDDRIPLVHWFFAKSNFEVKTSSLHALRYLCFHNEENAMEISRVAPKIMLSLADMLVCKDEKICHSVLQLIFSLAVSAPALVDHMDFPTDMVLTSVLKIIRKENENLVVLGLCILCTIVIRKGKYKVALAQLGVIPILMQTVQSDNEQIKLYTVGLLHELGKDFHNQVAMVDEDCLPKIFDLFNIQHQGMRKAVRGLLFNFVNNKVVISQFITGGWFETILELKGGTFGYYDDDPSEAAKIIKKLAKNHHHVRGELLNLMRESSQLEKVRIAVALAHFSKVPKHFKLIFRDNGGLDFLVYSLLDASNKEHVAVALCKLTNKFLLVEKKTNKVLQDVPIEPNLQVDNVKKCYEHSRAKSDRRLSAECIIFTIRNFQEVLLRDGLFADEMVGEIRSYLRNLLKRI from the exons ATGGCTTCTCGTGGAAATCGCAAACGGAAACGTGGCTCTGTCGAAGAACGTATTGACCTTATCCATGTCACGCTCAGAGTTGCTAATATTGGCAACAGGACTGCATACATGAGGGACTTGAAAGAATACTTGGAAGCGATGGATGATCTCCAAACACTACTAGATTCTG GTTTAGACTACGGTATGCTTGCGGCTGGATCTATAATAGAAGATATACTAATGCATCTTAAAGGGCCATCTGTTATGATGCGTAGGCTTTGCTGCAAAACCCTTGCGCAGATCGACTGGGGCCcaaaggaggaggaggag cAACATAAACGATGTATTTGTGGTTCCGGCGTGATTAAGGACCTCATGAACATTCTGGAAATGTGTCAACGTCAGGAATCCTCCTCAGCAGTTCTTGATACCAAAACAATTTGCGTGGTGATGAACGCAATTGCTTGTCTAATTGATTGCCCTGGGGGCATTAAAATAGATGATCGAATTCCTTTGGTTCACTGgttttttgcaaaatcaaattttgaagtgAAAACATCTTCACTCCATGCTCTAAGATATCTCTGCTTTCATAATGAAGAAAATGCTATGGAG ATTAGTAGGGTTGCACCAAAGATTATGCTGTCTTTAGCAGACATGTTGGTGTGCAAAGATGAAAAAATTTGTCATTCTGTT CTTCAGTTGATTTTCAGTTTAGCGGTTTCTGCTCCTGCTTTAGTAGATCACATGGATTTCCCAACTGATATGGTCCTTACATCCGTTCTTAAGATAATCAG AAAGGAGAACGAAAACTTGGTTGTTTTGGGACTGTGTATCCTTTGTACGATTGTCATTCGGAAGGGCAAATACAAG GTTGCACTTGCTCAACTTGGTGTAATACCAATTTTGATGCAAACGGTTCAATCGGATAACGAACAAATCAAACTATATACTGTCGGGTTATTGCATGAGTTAGGCAAG GATTTTCATAACCAAGTGGCCATGGTTGATGAGGACTGTTTACCAAAAATTTTCGATCTGTTCAACATTCAACATCAGGGTATGCGGAAAGCAGTTCGTGGGCTTCTCTTCAATTTTGTCAACAATAAG GTTGTAATATCCCAGTTCATCACTGGAGGCTGGTTTGAAACAATTTTGGAACTGAAAGGAGGCACTTTTGGTTATTAT GATGATGATCCTAGTGAGGCtgcaaaaattatcaaaaagctGGCGAAGAATCACCATCAT GTGCGTGGagaattattaaatttaatgagAGAGTCAAGTCAGCTGGAGAAAGTGAGAATTGCGGTGGCACTTGCCCACTTTAGCAAAGTACCAAAGCATTTCAAACTAATATTTCGTGATAATGGAG GTCTAGACTTTCTTGTTTACAGCCTTCTTGATGCTTCGAACAAAGAACATGTGGCTGTAGCTTTatgcaaattaacaaataaatttttgcttgttgaaaaaaaaacaaataaagtttTGCAAGATGTTCCTATTGAGCCAAATTTGCAAGTGGATAATGTGAAGAAATGTTATGAGCATTCCAGAGCGAAGTCTGACAGAAGACTTTCTGCGGAATGCATTATTTTTACGATAAGGAACTTTCAAGAGGTTCTTCTCAG GGATGGTCTGTTTGCTGATGAGATGGTTGGAGAGATCCGATCTTACTTGCGGAACTTGCTGAAGCGCATCTAA
- the LOC11431777 gene encoding AFG1-like ATPase — MHPRKTVKFSEYEETMRRRIWSLLSNKNKLTFPIPISNSRVIPFLSYCTDPSRILNHNHPGPLVQYKNLVDQGKLQHDPYQESVATELQNLLSRLENYEREMEEYHVNLSNWEKKRENERRRILMDEVEKQQNDKDWWKRLNNKITERWTNSRKRPENVDPGVGKWVSYLKREKKLDSLVGRRPTAPPAPKGLYIYGNVGSGKTMLMDMFYSATEGIVKHRRRYHFHEAMLRINEHMHKTWKKQMEEKPLQSGISSWIMNLPFDTKAKEWLAAEERYKKEVQMKHILPDVADKFFLDREGEEKGANILCFDEIQTVDVFAIVALSGILSRLLSSGTIIVATSNRAPKDLNEANMVPEFFQNLLSNLEEHCEKVLVGSEIDYRRFIAQRSENRVNYLWPIERETINKFEKKWQDATGRFGGKVISNTISVMFGRTLEVPESCEGVARFTFDYLCGRPLGAADYIAVAENYHTVFISDIPMMSMRIRDKARRFITLIDELYNHHSCLCCLASSSIDELFQGTEEGTLFDLESFQFETEAEGSKLRRDVLAEGNVGSGGTPVGITSILSGQEELFTFQRAVSRLIEMQTQLYLDGVSNVHPYFQTQHKKFQKNRDNLLSESSSV; from the exons ATGCATCCAAGAAAAACAGTGAAATTTTCAGAATACGAAGAAACAATGAGAAGAAGAATCTGGAGTCTTCTctccaacaaaaacaaactcaCATTTCCAATCCCAATCTCCAATTCCCGCGTAATTCCGTTTCTTTCTTACTGCACCGATCCATCACGTATTCTCAACCATAACCATCCAG GACCGCTTGTGCAGTACAAAAATCTTGTTGATCAAGGGAAGTTGCAGCACGATCCTTACCAAGAAAGTGTTGCTACAGAGCTTCAGAATTTGTTATCAAGGTTGGAGAATTATGAGAGAGAAATGGAAGAGTATCAT GTTAATCTATCAAACTGGGAGAAGAAAAGGGAGAATGAGCGCCGAAGGATTCTTATGGACGAAGTTGAGAAGCAGCAGAATGACAAGGATTGGTGGAAACGCTTGAATAATAAAATCACTGAAAGATGGACAAACTCTAG GAAAAGACCAGAGAATGTGGATCCAGGGGTAGGAAAATGGGTTTCTTATCTTAAACGTGAGAAGAAGCTCGATTCACTGGTTGGTCGCCGTCCAACTGCTCCTCCAGCTCCCAAAGGACTTTACATATATGGCAATGTGGGCAGTG GGAAAACAATGCTGATGGACATGTTTTACAGTGCTACTGAAGGAATAGTTAAACATCGAAGAAGGTATCACTTTCATGAG GCCATGCTTAGAATAAATGAGCATATGCACAAGACATGGAAGAAACAAATGGAAGAGAAGCCTTTGCAGTCAGGCATATCAAGTTGGATTATGAATCTTCCATTCGACACTAAAGCTAAGGAGTGGTTAGCTGCAGAAGAAAGATACAAAAAGGAGGTGCAGATGAAACACATTCTTCCAGATGTAGCAGATAAGTTTTTTCTGGATCGAGAAGGAGAGGAAAAGGGAGCTAACATTTTGTGCTTTGATGAGATACAG ACCGTTGATGTATTTGCTATTGTGGCTTTATCTGGAATTCTAAGCAGATTGCTGAGTAGTGGAACTATTATTGTGGCTACAAGTAATCGAGCACCAAAGGACTTGAATGAG GCTAATATGGTACCAGAATTCTTCCAAAACCTTCTTTCTAATTTAGAAGAACATTGTGAGAAGGTGTTGGTAGGCAGTGAAATTGACTACCGTCGTTTTATAGCACAAAGATCAGAAAACCGG GTAAACTATTTATGGCCTATTGAAAGGGAAACCATCAATAAATTTGAGAAAAAGTGGCAGGATGCAACAGGCAGATTTGGAGGAAAAGTAATCTCCAACACCATCTCAGTGATGTTCGGAAG GACTCTTGAGGTTCCTGAAAGCTGCGAGGGAGTTGCCCGCTTTACATTTGACTATCTATGTGGTCGTCCG ttgggTGCAGCAGATTATATTGCAGTTGCTGAAAACTATCACACCGTTTTCATATCTGATATTCCAATGATGAGCATGCGCATTCGTGACAAG GCACGGAGATTTATCACTCTTATTGACGAATTATACAATCATCATTCTTGTCTATGTTGCTTGGCATCCtcttcaattgatgaattatttcaAGGAACTGAGGAGGGCACACTTTTTGACTTGGAGAG TTTCCAGTTTGAAACAGAGGCTGAAGGCAGCAAACTTCGCCGCGATGTCTTAGCAGAAGGCAACGTGGGCTCAGGAGGTACCCCTGTTGGCATCACATCCATACTATCTGGTCAGGAAGAGCTGTTTACTTTTCAGAGAGCT GTGTCGCGCCTGATTGAAATGCAAACTCAATTATACTTGGATGGAGTCAGTAATGTCCACCCTTATTTTCAGACgcaacataaaaaatttcaaaaaaatcgcGACAACTTATTGTCTGAGTCATCATCAGTTTGA